The genomic interval CACATCCCACACCCGCGCCCACACCCGCACCCGCGCCCCCGATCGTGGCGAGCGGCTCGGCCGTGCGGCTCTGCCAGGCCTGCTCCAGTGCCTGGGTGAAGACCTCGGCGGGCTGGCCGCCGGAGATCCCGGCGTTTGATCCTCCGGTAATCCCGCCGGACCCACGATCGGCCGCGTAGCTCGTATGTGCGCGGGGCTTGCTCTCCCATTGCCGCCGACAAACGGGAGTCAACGGAACGGCAGCCGGGTCAGGCTCAGTCGTTGACGCAGGTGTTGCCGAATGCCGGGTTCAGCAGCCCGATGATGTCGATGCTGTTACCGCAGACGTTGACAGGAAGATGGGTCGGAATCTGGATGGTCTTGCCCGCGATGACGCCCGGTGAGTTCTGAGCGGCACCACCGGACCCGGCGTCGGCAATAGCAGGCGCGGCCAGGACTCCAAGAAAAGCGGCGGTTCCGAGGGCGACAGCAGCGATGCGGCGCATGGAATTCCCTTCGTAGCAAGCAAATTGGT from Streptomyces spiramyceticus carries:
- a CDS encoding chaplin encodes the protein MRRIAAVALGTAAFLGVLAAPAIADAGSGGAAQNSPGVIAGKTIQIPTHLPVNVCGNSIDIIGLLNPAFGNTCVND